A part of Microcoleus sp. FACHB-831 genomic DNA contains:
- a CDS encoding cytochrome P450, producing the protein MKKFLFQPKSSLNCATPGYELEPGTPVIGSIYLTHRRQDLYPEPEQFKPERFLERQFSAYEYLPFGGGSRRCIGLAFAQFEMKVVLAKMLLRWQMALADDRVVRPVRRGLVTAPGGGVRIVVTGQRPQNARKLQTSSSSI; encoded by the coding sequence ATCAAAAAGTTCCTATTCCAACCTAAATCATCCCTCAATTGTGCAACGCCTGGCTACGAGCTAGAGCCTGGTACACCAGTGATTGGTTCTATTTATCTGACGCACCGCCGCCAGGATTTATACCCCGAACCGGAGCAGTTTAAGCCAGAGCGCTTTCTAGAACGTCAATTTTCTGCATATGAATATTTGCCTTTTGGTGGCGGCAGTAGGCGCTGCATCGGTTTAGCCTTTGCCCAGTTTGAAATGAAAGTGGTGCTGGCGAAAATGCTGTTACGCTGGCAAATGGCGCTTGCAGATGATCGAGTTGTGCGACCTGTACGACGCGGGTTGGTCACAGCTCCTGGTGGCGGCGTGCGGATTGTTGTGACTGGTCAGCGTCCCCAGAATGCGAGAAAGCTCCAGACTAGCTCTAGTTCAATCTAA